From one Psilocybe cubensis strain MGC-MH-2018 chromosome 13, whole genome shotgun sequence genomic stretch:
- a CDS encoding putative transaldolase, protein MQFVELGMEMRARVPGPHISLIDPRIHNDAEALVASVQRTYALFKEKGVQKKDIMVSIPATEDGMHATKRLQSMDYENKINLYLVSSLKHAEACVAANSTMITVPVGPVLKSFEDKQQGIRNMSSCQGGIEEIQSMFEYLNRTEIRTRAIATSFRNMSEVGQLSECFAVCVSPEQVERLKGGARVPIALVKGPNNIDKQRGQDANPVNILTRGGALGFSGTTRSAINSVLFHGLQTMKRQMDIIEQYVELEFVRQFEFHALDLSKFYNLHQEVRNILLWRAPKNTTKSNSTRLRITFQGTPKGPTTGSPSANTQSKNGRSEAGNLKEVSREWCFRAPAEEEDDDDLDEVF, encoded by the exons ATGCAGTTCGTCGAACTTGGAATGGAAATGCGTGCCCGCGTCCCTGGGCCGCACATTTCTTTAATCGATCCCCGAATCCACAACGATGCAGAAGCATTAGTAGCAAGTGTACAACGAACGTATGCCCTGTTCAAGGAAAAGGGTGTGCAGAAGAAAGACATCATGGTCAGC ATACCCGCGACTGAAGATGGTATGCATGCCACCAAGAGACTTCAGTCGATGGACTACGAGAATAAGATCAATCTCTACTTAGTGAGCAGCTTGAAGCATGCTGAAGCCTGTGTAGCGGCGAACTCCACGATGATAACAGTGCCCGTGGGACCC GTCCTTAAATCTTTTGAGGATAAACAACAAGGTATCAGAAATATGTCAAGTTGTCAGGGAggaattgaagaaatccaGTCAATGTTCGAATACCTCAACAGGACAGAAATAAGAACCAGAGCAATCGCCACCTCGTTTCGAAAT ATGTCAGAGGTAGGGCAGTTAAGCGAATGTTTTGCTGTATGCGTTTCGCCAGAGCAGGTAGAACGATTAAAAGGCGGTGCTCGTGTTCCCATCGCTTTGGTGAAGGGACCAAATAATATTGACAAACAGCGTGGCCAAGACGCGAATCCGGTAAATATTCTAACACGAGGTGGTGCACTAGGCTTCTCTGGGACAACAAGAAGTGCGATTAATAGTGTCCTTTTCCACGGACTGCAAACGATGAAGCGCCAGATGGACATTATAGAACAATACGTGGAGTTGGAGTTCGTCAGGCAGTTTGAGTTCCATGCATTAGACCTAAGCAAGTTTTACAACCTCCATCAAGAAGTACGAAATATCCTTTTGTGGCGAGCGCCAAAGAATACCACGAAAAGCAATAGTACCAGGTTGCGAATTACTTTCCAGGGAACACCCAAAGGTCCTACCACAGGGAGTCCTAGTGCCAATACTCAGTCCAAAAATGGGCGGAGCGAAGCCGGCAATTTGAAAGAGGTTTCAAGGGAATGGTGTTTTAGAGCGCctgcagaagaagaggacgatgatgacttGGATGAAGTATTCTGA